The Anas acuta chromosome Z, bAnaAcu1.1, whole genome shotgun sequence DNA window tttctAGAGTTATGGTCAGGTTTCTCTACTCCTTATTTCTGAGTCTTACAGAAACTGCAGtatactttacttttttttttttttcttattattctttctttctttctttctttctttctttctttctttctttctttctttcaacttcttttaatttcttttataacCCTCAAGGTAAGTTAAAGATTTACAGGTTTGTGTTTTCAAATTGCTGGAGCCACTTACATCATAGAATCTGCTCTAGCTTCTGATTAAGTGTGTTTCTTGACATTTAGACTTGAATTTTAATGTTATTGCACTTCATTTTTGCTTATTGATTCTAgattacatttatttcagtgggtatgtttacttttatatatatatattaatttttattgatagtaattaaaaaattacCCCTGCAAAAGTGATGGAGGTTGTATATAATTGTATTACTAACACTTAGATAAATAAAGATTACATGGCTCTATCTCCTGAATCTAACACTGTGAAGCCTGAAcctgaaataattcatttagaCACTAAAGGTGGAATTGTAAAGCTCAGGAGAAAAGTGGCTTAATTCTGGAAATATGTTCTTAGAACTCCTCCTGGCCTTGGGCTGCAAAAGATGTAGTCTGGACAAAATAAATTCCATTTTATCACTTAAAAAGATGATTCTGGAGTCTCATTTCTTGATAGTACATATTCCAAAGAATATGTGACATAATCATATAAAATGTACAATGGAGGACTGGAGGTAAGTGGGGCAGACTATAGTCTATAAAGTAATCACAGACgtaatcacagaattgtaggggttggaatGGACCTCAAAAGATTATCAGGTCCAAACCGCCTGTCAAAGCAGGTcccttagagcaggctgcccaggtaggcatccagataGACTTTTaatatctccagaaaaggagactccacattttccctgagcagcctgttccagtgctctgtcaccctcactgtgaagttctttctcatcttggtgtggaacttcctgtgctccatcttgtggccattactccttgtcccgTCCCCACAAACCattgaaaagaggttggccaacTCCCTCTGTCTTCCACGCCTCAGGTATTTacacacattgatgagatcccctctcagtcttcttttttccaggctgaacagacccaggtctctcagcctttcttcatagggaagatgctccaggccctgtaaCATCTTTGTGGCgctccactggactctttccaggagatcactgtcttttttgtaccggggaacccagaactggacacagtactccaggtgaggcctgaccagggcagagtagagggggaggatcacctcccttgacctcctggccacactccttttaatgcaggCCAGGATCCCATTGGTCCTCGTGGCcatgagggcacactgctggctcatagtccaggtcttgctgaatggtagcacagccttctggcatgtcagccactcctcccagctttgtgtcattggtgtacttgctgagggcagacactattccctcatcaagatcatcgatgaagatgttgaacaagactggacccagcaccaacccctggggaacaccactagaCACAGGTCTCCAGTTGGACTCTGCgccaccaatcaccaccctctgagctcggccagtcagccagttctcaacccactcctctatcccacactttctcagttttgctagcaggatgtcatgggagacagtatcaaaagccttgttaaagtcaaggtagatgatatccactgctctccctccaTCTACCCatctggtgatgccatcatagaaggcaataaGGTTGGTTGAGCACAACTTCGCTTTGGTGAATCtgtgctgactactcctcataacatTCTTCCCTTCCAATTGCTTGGCGATAGtatccagaacaagctgttctaACACCTTTCCAGGGTGACTGACTGTTCTGTAGTTTCCCAAgtcctccttcttcccttcttgaagaccagagtgacattggctatccttcagtcttcaggcacctctcctgttctccaggacctttcaaagatgatagagagcagtTCGGCTATCAtttctgccaactcccttagcacatgtggatgcatcccatcaggacccatggatttgtgtgcattgagcccactcagacgctCCCGAACCACTCCCTCATCAAacaggggggagccctccatttcccagacccattctcctccctccagggttgAGGAGTTCAGGAGTTCTGGGGAAGAGTGGTGGGGGGGGAAGGGCAGGAATCCTTGAAGCAAAGagtgaagcaaagaaagcattcagtatttctgccttttcagtGTCTCCTGTTACCAGGACACCCCACTAATCTCTTCCTGGCAATTCTTCTTCTTGTTTCCCAtagattttcttaattttgacTAACTTTATGAGAAAGGGGGAAGAAGGATCTAAACTGTGTGAGATGTGAAAAACTTATTTCAGACTCCTTCATTTTTAAGATACACAAACtgtgatttcttctgttttgcacaTTGTGCTTTCACTTACACAATTAGTAAGGGGacagaaaatgttgctttcaCCTCAGTTCCAGCCTAGTTCCCGTCAAAGTGGTTTAAAACAATTCTGCGGTGCATTGAAGTTCAGTAAGCATAGAGCACAGACAGAAGATGGGAGAAATGTGATGTGTGAAgtggcattttaaagaaatttaagttTTACTAACACCTATCATTAACCTGTGTATCTACATGGGGATTGTTCACCCCTCTACAGTTATACTGTAAATATACTGTTATCCTCTGGATTGGATAATAATGtatattttcagttgttttaaaaattgatttaagAAAAGGTCCAGCTAAGAATATGAGTTTAGCAGCTTTTTCAGCTGCCAGACAAACTCTGCTCTTGTTTGGTGACATACCTGTTGATGTCTTGATTTCTGAGCACATGTTTCAAggtcatttttttcatgctttaatGGATTTCTCAGGCTTCCCAAACATTATTTACATTGTTAAATTCCCATAATAGATCTGAATTGACCTTGGGACACACAGAACTAAATTTAAAAGGTGATGTATAAAGATGGAACAAATAGCAtttgaattttttgttttgctttttaaagaacatatgttctaaataatttaaaaccaCAAACCTTTCCTCTGTTCTCTTCTTGTCCCGTGGCAATTCAAATCTTTACTGTAAAACAATGTAAATTACCAGAGAACTAGTGAAATGCTCATATAAAAGGGACTGAAAAATTAAGCAATTGAGGAAAGAGATTTTTAGAGTATTCAGAACTATCTATTTTTCTATAGAACATCTCATGCATTCTGTTAGCAACAAAGCAGTCACTGTAAAAAGGAAGCAGTTTTATTATAACAGCCTATTGATATGCTTTGATACTGTTTCAGGAGATGTTACATCTTCAGAAAGCATTAGAAACAGTTCTGACTAATGGCAAATCTGGAAAATGAAACTTGCTGTGTTTCTGAATGTAGTGGTTGTGAACGAATATTTACTGGGTCTCACCATGTTACAGCAAAAAGTGTGCTTGTCACTCATGATGACAGGCAGCTTTGAAGGTACACCAGCTTGCTCTGTGTAAGAGATACCAGACCAGTTCTAGACAAGTTGGTTTGGGTACCAGAACTATCCCTCAAACTCCAAGTCATTTTGACTTTGGTGGCATAACATCTCAAGTTAGATAATGTGGGTTAACAAATAAAGCAACTCTTGTTGGTATGTCACAAAGTCTATTTCTCAGAATATGTATTAATGACTTTACAGATATTTAATACAGAAGCAAGAATCTGTTACACCTAACAAATAGAACACTACTTGTGATTTTGGATGTGAtagtatttttatgtatgtcCCCACTTCCTTAGTCTGAGAAGGGCTctgctgtatttaaaacaaaaacaaaaccagaaacactCAACTAGTCATTAAAAAGAGAACCATTTCATTAAATTACCATCAGTTTAGAGAGAAAACTAAAATGTccaggaaatgcttttgctGAACGTTATGTAGCTGAACTGTATTTTTCCCAAGCATCCCCAGCTCAGTGAACCATGATTCATTAGTCTTGAAGACTTCAGAGTACTTCAATCTCTGTTTATCAAATAATGGGATGGACACATAATATTAAAAGCAGCAATACACATTTTACACATGAAGCTTCTAATGGACAGCTAATTATTTATAGCTCATGTAAGCCACAAAGTAAAATTGACTTGAGCTTTTGAATCACACCATCATGCTCTCctgcaaaactattttcttttttacatgcAATGAATGTGGATCTTCAGCTAGATGGGTCTTCAGGTTCAGTTCTCAACATCTTTATCCGCTTTTCCAGCCTCTCCATCCATTCATTTCTGAGCCTAAAGACAAAAACACCGGTCAGATTgtccatttttttaattttaattttttattttttttcttcagggaacAGATTTGTACTCATCATCTCTCCCACTGATGCTGTCATACAGATCTTTTCACTGTTTGCCGTCAAAACTGTTCTGCACACGTAGAGAATTTTGCTGGATGGAAGTTCAGGACTAGTTCTTAAATCTGATCACCTGATCATTGTGGTTCATCTTCATCTCCCGTGGCATCCCCTCTCAAGTGCCTCTGTGCCGAAGTGACTTGTCACCTCCACTGGAGATTGCCTGCTGCCACCTGGTGGGTAGCATCACCCAACATTTCCCCAGTTCCCCTCCTCGGAAACACGTTAGCAAAAAGCTGTATAGAGACCTCTGAACTATTTGGCTTAGAAATACCGCACATGTTGAAAGTGGTGATAGCTggaagtttgttttattttctggtagTATCTAGATACTACAGAAAGCtgccttaaaaagaaaagacaaaaatttcaCATCAGAGAAACTGAGATGTTGAAATTAGGACTTAAAAGTGGGTAAAGCTTGTTAGAGACTGACTGCAGTGTTCTTTCATCCAGGGCTATTAATACAAGCCCTTTGTTGCCCTTATTTTGCTAAACATTAACTCAAAGAGAGATATGAGGGGAATTTTGaataaatgatttctttttgaaTGATCCCAAGTCAGAATATCTATCCTTGCACGTGACTTAAACTCTGGGAGACTTCATGTGGAGTAAAACTGTACTATTGATGCTGCAGCAGACTGGTCTTTCTTGATTTGTCTGATTTAGGAAATTATGACTAATTGAAGTAAGCGTAACTATGGATGACAGTTGTCTTGGTCAGATAGAATACTTGGACCATATTACGGACTTATCTTGTGCAAATTAAACCATGTGAATTAATTGAACCTATATTCTTGGCAAAgccacagagaaagaaagtgaaCCAGGTACACATATCCACTAGccctgctctgaaaaaaaattgatgTTTAAGGTAAGACAATACTGCTAGAAGTTTTCCTAATAACTTCAGAAAGTTCCACACTTTGGTCCCATTTAGTGAAGAAGAGTAAATTATTCTCTTATCCTCTGAAGCCCTAGCTAAAACTAATTGCCATTATCATGTCAGTTTGGGAAGCTTTATTATTTTCGCAAAAtctaaggaaaataaacattactttcagctttcattaaaTTACATTAACACAGGTCCacgtttcttttaaaaagaattacaaTGGAAACTCaaattgtttttccaaatgcaaaCTACTTACTTTGTCAGAGCGCTTCTTTGCTGACGTTCTTTTTCAATTTGCAGATACCGAGTTTGTTGTTCAATAGTCTTTTCCCAGAAGTTTCTCAGGTCACTGGTTTCACATCCCCTCACTTCGTGACGTACGTATTGActgttcattttctgtgaaagagaaatgtgaaaCACTTTTATTACAAGTTCTTGGTCCCATGTATGTTTACATGGTTGAAGCACAGTACTGATGTTTTGCACTCTCACAGAGTTACAATCACATTGTTTTTTATGTAGGACAAAGATAAGAGTGGACAATTTAAACTTCCCATTCCTAGCTCTGACACTTGTGGATATGCTGTTTACAGTGATTTGAATTCTTTTATGTTAACCTCAGGTATTTCTCATCTCTGTCTGTgatctttaaatttaaaatgtggaaCAGTTCTATTATTTTCTCTAGCTTAAAGattaagatatattttatagtactcaaaaatgaaaagaaataaaaattgtcaaATCTAGTGGgatttttctcacagctttttttGTCCATAACATGATGAAATAACCTTTGTAGATTAAActtaaaacaatgaagaaaaagaactcTGGTGATTTACtgttaatgattttattttttactgtaattttctgggggaaagaagaaaatttacatgtaaaaatacatatgtacatattgTTAAAAGATGGTTATTTGCAAAATCCACTGTGTTTATTAAATACTGTGCCGTCTTATGTAACTTTCAAAACAGAGCAATTTTATTCTGTGTGTTTACATACCTGTGTCCATTCTGTTCTTCCTCCTTCATTTAAtgtcatcttaaaaataaatttggaattAAATGTTATCCTATGAAAGGAATTTCTGTCTCAGGATGAGTTCGTATTAGGCTAACAGTCAAGCTCTTTTATGTCACATTCCAGGCAGAAAAAACATATCATTACTTTCAAAATTTTGGTaaatatgtaatgaaaatatAGCTTCCAAATAGCGGTGTGGTTTTATATGGCACTAAAATATTTGccaggatgctttttttttttttttttttttttttttttttttttttaaccaagggGCTCTCTTGTATTTAGGTATTTAGGGCTCTCTCATGCATTGTTTGAATTCATGGCAattatttgcaatttattttaatcagagCCATAGAGAGCTTGTAAACAAGCCCCTCAAGGCTACCTTGGAAAAGCttgaaggagctgctgccatTTCCCTGCCAGCCATGGTAAGAAAACCAAATTGGGAACCAGTAATATTTACATAATTACATTTggatattttactgttttatgaCAAACTGTAAGACACATTATAAAGAAACTGTGAGTGGAGAACAAAAGTAGCCTTTTGAAGAGGTTGATTTCTTTCTGAGGTTTTACAATGACTTCACTGTGGTTCCTATAAACCACCCATACATTAACACGTGTTCTCTGAATGATAGAACCTGTGCATCTGAGCCTGCgttttgcataaataaataaaattaatttactgaGCATTTTTTCCAGGTTTTGAGCAACTTATTGCTGGATGTATGTGTTAGCATCAGTCCTTAATGTGAATTGCAAGTACAACTGAACATTTTCAGCTGTGTTAAGGGACAACCAATTCTGGGTCAAAAGCTCTTTTAATATGAGGACATGTGCTCATAAAATATACGTATTCTATAAATctgcatatatatatcataCAAACCCAGTTTCCCAGATAGCAGTTACTACCCTCTGTAAGTCTGTACCTAGGGGTAGTCTAGACAGTTATGAAGAAGCAATAGTGACAGCCATCCAAGTGAGACTAATGGACTTTTTACCACAGGACTTAATCTTTGAGAATAacaatatttctgaagaacacCAGGCAAAAATCCCAGATCCTCAGGCTCCAAAATAAACACTGACAGGAAATAACCACCCCTTGTTACTTTAATCAGAAGTGGTcctaaaatataatatattcatGTTTCTGAATGTAAATTCCTGTTTACTGTggatgttgtttttgttgttgttggtggtgttttgttttgttttgttttgttttgttttgtttttttttttcttctccatgtaTATGCATTAATAGCTCTTCTGAATGAGTCAAAGTTCTGAACCACCATCACCATGTATAACTGAGCCCACTTTCAGTATACATGCAACCTTTACCAGTTTCAGATGTTCTGCCTTCTGGTTTGATTGCTTATATTCTTGATGCTGGCttgaatatgtttttatatacaaGTCTTTCTGTCACCCCTTtcctcacaaaaaaataataaaaaatcccaaagcaaaAGTTTTAAACCCTCTAAAAGAGAGCTGTTCTTCAGCGTTATTCAGCAATAACAGTACAATACAATACATTggtatgtttttctgtttatcatCAGTGAAATTGTTTTTGCTCGCTCAGACACACTAAGACCATTGTCCAAGCCTATACGTCTTtaggaaaactttattttgcattaacaAATGGATACCTTAAATTGTTGAATTTTTCTCATACTCAGACCTTGatcttcctctttattttctttcctcctgacAGCGGACAACACCTGAATACTTATCAACTGAACCTAGAATTTCTGCATCATCATATTACTGATCCTTTCACATCTCAACATTAAATCCTTGATAAACACCAGTATATCAATGCATCACAACTCTTATTGCTCAGCTGTTGAATCATCCTACCCTAAACAACCTTTTACTTCAAACCTGCTATTTAAGGCCATTCATTCAGTGATTGCAAGAACTCCTCAACAACTCTGCTAAAATAACCCCCTTGGTTTCCTTTACCTTTATACATCATGCACATAGACATTAGAGTTCAACTCTGTCCAGCCTTTCATTTCAATGTTGTTGTCATAAGCCTTCAGGATTGTGGGGAAATCACTGATATCAAACCTAGTCTATCCGTATTTCACTTCTCTCAGGATACACTTTCTGTGCTAACATTTTCCGCCAGTGATGACAACtctctattttcttctcctactccattttttatttccgGAGGAAAGTACCAGGACTTAAGCCTGTATTGTGGCTTCACACCAGCAATTATCAACTGGGTacagtttattttcatggcttGGATCTTTTTCAAAGCGGAAAACGAAAGGGACCTTGTTTAGCAGAGAAAGACATCATGGAATCAGCCTCCAAAACATCCTGAACAATCTCTATGTATACTATAACAAGTTGGCAGAAATATACTGTTAAATCATATAGGCAGTTCCAATAGCCCTTTTATAGGTCTTTCAGTTAGGCCTGACTTAAACTAGTGTGCAACAGCTAGGACTAAACTAAGCTTTATTCAAGTCTCTAGTGACAATCCTTCCATATGACAATAATGAGAGTCTCTTCTCCGTAATCATCTTTGACAGAACACTAGTTGTTAGCTAGCTGAACAAATGTAGTTGTTCTCAGACGAAAGGAATAGCTAGATAAATTCTAGGAAGGCTTTATCTTATACAAGATGGACgtgattgtttatttttaggtttaatCATTTTGGAACAGGTTGATAATATTTAGACTCAATTTGTTAAAGGAAATCTTACAAAGGTAGGGAAACAGTGACACTGGCACTGTTATCTGGAACTGAAAAAATGTGTTGGTAGAACAAAAGAAGGGAATGTAAGATCAATTCAGTGTGACATCTTGACTCTTTTGTAAGTAAAAGAAATCAATAGATTGAAGCTGGAACTTACTGGTTCTATGAGAAGCCATTACACCAAGAAAAACATGTTGTTTCTTGAAGAGAATTGGAAGTTGCTTATCTAGAAAATGGTATGTAAAGAAaagagtgttttgttgttgttgttgttgttttcttccttttccctgtaATAGACCATAAAttgttatttgaaatatatgtttggtttatttgtttgtttgcttgtttttgttgattttttttttaaatttacaaaacATCTGCATGACTCAGGAAAGCTGTTCTTATCCTTGTCTTGTATATGGCATAACACAATTACTCAGAGTTTTGAAGGCGCTATGCATCTTTGTAGAAATAATCCTATATTTTATCCATCTACATTTTCATGGACCTTGCTCAGTGACAGTGTTCTTTTTATACAAGCATTGGTGACAGTGTTTATTATAGACACACATTGGATTAATCAAAAGCTGCATGAGTACAGGAGAGTAGAATCTATGTATGCTAATGCTGATGTTTGACTTTAAAACAATAAGAAATTGGCTTTGAGCTTAGAAAATGGGACTTGAAATTGCAGACATGATTTCGTTCTTTTTCCTTGGATCTTTGGTATATCATTTATCTCCTGCTACTGCAGCTGGCAGCAATTCACATCTCAAAGGACGAACAGAGGTTTGCTTTCAGATAGAGCCTGACTGAGGAAGCACACCAGTTTCAAATTTAACTTAGATCTTGAGAGCCTGAAGGACTCTTTAGGGACAGAAGAAAGTAGATCAATCCCCTGTACCCCTCTGTTTGTGTGTCAGGTCGCATAATGCAGCCTGCCTCATGAGTGTTGTGCAGGAATGAGGCGGTATGTTGGGAGGGCAgaggctgcctgcctgcacagGCCAGGATGTGGcacctcaaaaacaaaaacaataacaaaaacaaaaaaaggcaacagtCTAGCAAGGCTCGCTAGATAGGGTCAACATTGAACCTGGCGTATTTCTGGTGTACACAAGGCCCTGAAACCAGCCTAGTCTCTTTTGAAAATGCTGTAGTGTgttacatcagaaaaaaatgtatggcTTGTATGTGTGCAACCCTATGCTCTTTCCATTTGTACTTCAGCCTTATACTTTATCAAtctatgcttttctttctaaacagTGAAGTATGGAGTTTGCAATGAAATAAGTGAACTCTAGACAAACGATTTATGCTACCATTGGTCTTTCCTAGTTTTGCAGACCTTGAAACACTCTGTTGTCAGGATGTGCTCAGTCAGGAGGTCTTTTTCTGTCTAAAAGGTCCACTCAAATTAATTGGACTTTTGCATGTGATGGGAGTTTTTCCTGTATGAAAATGGCAACCACATTGACACATCTGAGTAATACTAATAAGAGTTATCTGAATGCATGAGTTACAACACATACACATCTAGCAAATCAGTTAATTAGTTCTGGAATATGCAAATCAAAATGTTTGCAGGTAGCAACCATGCAGTAGTCTCACTTCAGCCAttcttgtttctcttgtttctgattactagagtgtttttttttgtttgtctgtttgttttgttttgtttttgtttgtttgtttgtttttgttgtgggCCTGTTTTTCAGCTTTGGAGAACAACTTTCTTGAAATGTATTGAGGTATAACAAAATTTGGACCTTTTCTCAGATAAAacttttacaaaaatgaaacatgaaaaagacaTGATTCTTGGTGTCTGTATTCTGTCTTCATATTATACTGCTAAAGAGACAATATCAATGCCTTTGAACACAACACActaagtattttcttctgtcctcTTCATCTGTTGGGCTCCAGTTCTCTTCACTTGTGTTCAGTCTTTCCTGGATATCAGATACATTAATGATTGAACTATTGAACTGGAGGGAACTGATTGTCTGCCTTGGTTTTCTGCACCTGAGGGCTCAGCAGTCCTCCATCTGTGCGTTAAAATTCTTAAAGCCTTTTGAGCAAAACACTTGAGGAatcaaaagttttatttctctccagGTCACCCATTCATCTGTTACTATCCTTGTTCTGTTCTTgtgcctatttatttatttatctacttGCTCTCCTGCGTTCTATTCCTCTTGCTGACTTTGGCCCACAGCTAAGAACTTAAATGAGAGAGACCTTTACCTTTCTATTCTCTGCCTTCATGTCTGTtgatcttcctcctcctgcccccttcACCTTTTATGCTAATCCTCTGGTTTTCACATCCCAGCCTAATTTGGCTGCCTCAAACATccttttctgaacattttttccagctcattttttcagctctgttgTACTCTCTGgatctctttttctccttgttgcTGGAGCTGCATTTCTCTGTGACTGCCCTTACTGATCTCACCAACCTTCCCCATGAGCATCTTTTCAgcacccctctgctccccagcttCTCCTGTGTCTAGTTCTCCATGACGGCTGCCTGTGTTCCCACAGGTTCTGTCACCAGGACACAGACAAGACAGTGATGACAGTTACACAGAGTCAAGCGTTGAGTGAATAGATTTCATAAGCATCATACAATACAGAACATCCAAATGCCTTTCATGAGCTTTCTATAGATTTGTCCAGCTCTTAttggattttaattttcaacatttaaaacttatttaaagAAGCTGTAGTTTCTTCACATGATCTAACATCTTTTCTAACCATTAAGATTTTCCCCTCTGACAGATACATTTGAAACCTGATCCT harbors:
- the LOC137848529 gene encoding protein FAM240B-like, which produces MNSQYVRHEVRGCETSDLRNFWEKTIEQQTRYLQIEKERQQRSALTKLRNEWMERLEKRIKMLRTEPEDPSS